A single window of Pontibacillus chungwhensis DNA harbors:
- a CDS encoding NAD(P)-dependent oxidoreductase: MSKTVGFIGTGVMGSSMARNLMKAGFPVNVYTRTKAKADELVSEGAKWQEDVAQLAESSDIIITIVGYPHDVEEVYLGDQGIIQHAKSGSYLIDMTTSSPKLAQQIFEQAKEKNLHAYDAPVSGSDIYAEQGKLTIMVGGDKEHFNAVLPAFEAMGQNVVLQGPAGSGQHTKMCNQIAIASTMMGVVEAITYAEKAGLDTKTVLESIQFGAAGSFSLTNLAPRMIEGNFEPGFYVKHFIKDMNLAIESADRMELPVPGLKLAKELYDRLSEAGGDNDGTHALYKYYKMMAEDQ; the protein is encoded by the coding sequence ATGAGTAAAACAGTTGGATTTATTGGCACAGGAGTTATGGGGAGTAGCATGGCTCGTAACTTGATGAAAGCTGGGTTCCCAGTAAATGTGTACACTCGAACGAAAGCAAAGGCAGATGAGCTTGTTTCAGAGGGGGCCAAATGGCAAGAGGATGTGGCACAGCTAGCCGAAAGCTCAGATATCATCATTACGATTGTTGGCTATCCTCATGATGTGGAAGAAGTGTATCTTGGAGACCAGGGCATTATCCAGCACGCCAAATCTGGTTCCTACCTGATTGATATGACGACCTCTTCTCCAAAGCTTGCTCAACAGATCTTTGAACAAGCTAAGGAAAAGAATCTTCATGCCTACGACGCTCCTGTATCAGGAAGTGACATTTATGCAGAACAAGGGAAGTTAACAATTATGGTTGGCGGCGATAAAGAACATTTTAATGCCGTACTGCCTGCATTCGAAGCAATGGGACAAAACGTTGTGCTACAAGGACCTGCCGGATCAGGTCAGCATACGAAAATGTGTAACCAAATTGCTATTGCTTCTACGATGATGGGAGTCGTTGAAGCCATAACCTATGCGGAGAAAGCAGGACTCGATACTAAGACCGTCTTAGAAAGCATTCAGTTTGGGGCAGCTGGCAGCTTTTCCCTAACCAATTTAGCACCACGAATGATTGAGGGGAACTTTGAGCCCGGTTTTTACGTGAAGCATTTTATTAAAGACATGAACCTGGCTATCGAATCAGCTGACAGAATGGAACTACCGGTACCCGGCTTAAAGCTAGCTAAAGAACTGTATGACCGCTTAAGTGAAGCTGGTGGAGATAATGACGGGACGCACGCGCTTTATAAGTATTATAAGATGATGGCTGAGGATCAATAG